Proteins encoded together in one Coffea arabica cultivar ET-39 chromosome 2c, Coffea Arabica ET-39 HiFi, whole genome shotgun sequence window:
- the LOC113731616 gene encoding protein EXECUTER 1, chloroplastic, with protein sequence MASIAPPTFPSPSTRTDPNPHRLNFSNSVFSSSSRLKRASSNFNSHHHSLSRVSRSDSVLCRCNKSGIPDNPSGGDDSLVRGWDSAIQDVFRKTMKRFDDYVNSFWNQDERVGSEVKGGIDYGGVELEDWDWERWRKHFSDVDEQERIVSVLKSQLASAVNREDYEDAARLKVAIAAAATSDTIAKVMSHLNRAVQEERYGDAALLRDYAGAGLVGWWAGISEDTHDPYGCIIHISAEHGRYVARSYSPRQLATAKDGAPLFEIFFTMNKKGEYKQQAVYLKRRKAPLDFPIPPFKTSTGTSNFDSLGSTEDRSGLLEENAEDSTDSDERDDDSSLENTLRDLIPGVKVKVLKVTAPGKVDRDLISKVVEQIIEEEDEEQDIELESTDADDEVKDENDDEEDNIVLNADNGIPYGEEQSQIAVKVVVGSLVSKFSPGSQPKDLLRVPAKLEKRGRLSFTFTVEEEDDNKRIAGGDGNTSPNKKAKLQGLRGVDHVMLDLAKFIGKGRIPMKVLKDVGELINLTLNQARNHQPLSGSTTFSRIDIPGNQDPLNGLYIGAHGLYTSEVIHLRRKFGQWKEDGRKEEPPNVGFYEYVEAVKLTGDPYVPAGQIAFRAKVGNRYQLPHKGIIPEEFGVVARYRGQGRLAEPGFRNPRWVDGELVILDGKYIKGGPVVGFVYWAPEFHFLVFFNRLRLHR encoded by the exons atgGCGTCGATAGCACCGCCAACTTTTCCTTCCCCGTCGACTAGAACCGATCCGAACCCGCACAGGCTCAATTTCTCAAACTCTGTATTCTCGTCATCATCTCGACTAAAACGCGCCTCCTCCAACTTTAACTCGCACCATCATTCTCTCTCTAGGGTTTCACGTTCTGATTCTGTGCTCTGCCGCTGCAACAAAAGTGGCATTCCGGATAATCCGTCCGGGGGTGATGACTCGTTGGTTCGGGGATGGGACTCGGCGATTCAGGACGTGTTTCGGAAAACGATGAAGAGGTTCGATGATTATGTGAATTCATTCTGGAATCAGGATGAGAGAGTTGGTAGTGAGGTGAAAGGAGGTATAGATTATGGTGGAGTCGAGCTCGAAGACTGGGATTGGGAGCGGTGGAGAAAGCATTTCAGTGATGTTGATGAGCAAGAGCGGATTGTTTCCGTTCTCAAG TCTCAGCTAGCTAGTGCTGTCAATAGAGAGGATTACGAGGATGCTGCCAGGCTTAAGGTGGCAATTGCAGCTGCAGCTACAAGTGATACAATTGCCAAAGTGATGTCACACCTGAAT AGAGCTGTGCAGGAAGAGCGCTATGGAGATGCAGCTCTTCTACGTGATTATGCTGGTGCTGGATTG GTGGGGTGGTGGGCTGGTATTTCAGAAGATACTCATGATCCTTATGGTTGTATTATTCACATAAGTGCAGAGCATGGGCGATATGTTGCTAGAAGTTATAGTCCACG GCAGCTTGCTACAGCCAAGGATGGCGCCCCATTATTTGAGATTTTCTTTACCATGAATAAGAAGGGTGAATACAAACAGCAG GCTGTTTACTTGAAACGGAGGAAAGCTCCGTTGGATTTTCCTATTCCTCCTTTCAAAACATCAACTGGTACCAGTAACTTTGATTCTCTTGGTTCAACTGAGGACAGAAGTGGCCTGTTGGAAGAAAATGCTGAGGATTCAACGGATAGTGATGAGAGGGATGATGACTCTAGTCTTGAGAATACCCTGCGAGACCTGATCCCTGGTGTGAAGGTCAAAGTTCTGAAAGTAACTGCACCAGGGAAGGTTGACAGGGATCTTATATCTAAGGTCGTTGAACAAATAATtgaggaagaagatgaagaacagGACATTGAGCTAGAAAGTACTGATGCTGATGATGAAGTtaaagatgaaaatgatgatgaggAGGACAATATTGTATTGAATGCTGATAATGGAATTCCTTATGGCGAAGAGCAGAGTCAAATTGCAGTTAAGGTAGTTGTTGGAAGCTTGGTGTCAAAATTTTCCCCTGGTTCCCAACCAAAGGACCTGCTTCGGGTCCCAGCAAAGCTAGAGAAACGGGGCCGCTTGTCATTTACCTTTACTGTAGAGGAGGAAGATGACAACAAACGCATAGCTGGTGGTGACGGAAATACGTCACCTAACAAAAAGGCTAAGCTTCAAGGTCTGCGCGGCGTGGACCATGTGATGCTTGATCTTGCAAAGTTCATTGGCAAGGGGCGGATACCTATGAAG GTGCTAAAGGATGTTGGTGAATTGATAAATCTCACACTTAATCAGGCTCGAAATCATCAACCACTGTCTGGATCAACAACATTTAGTCGCATTGATATCCCTGGAAATCAGGATCCATTGAATG GACTATATATAGGTGCCCATGGGCTCTATACTTCGGAGGTTATCCATTTGAGGCGCAAATTTGGTCAGTGGAAAGAAGATGGCCGAAAGGAGGAGCCTCCCAATGTTGGGTTCTATGAATATGTCGAGGCAGTAAAACTGACAGGGGATCCTTATGTGCCAGCTGGCCAg ATAGCCTTCCGTGCCAAAGTTGGAAACAGATATCAGCTCCCTCACAAAGGGATAATTCCAGAAGAATTTGGGGTG GTTGCTCGTTATAGGGGACAAGGCAGGCTGGCTGAGCCTGGGTTTCGCAACCCTCGATGGGTTGATGGTGAACTTGTCATTTTGGATGGAAAG TACATTAAAGGGGGGCCTGTGGTTGGGTTCGTGTATTGGGCCCCTGAATTCCATTTTTTGGTGTTTTTCAATCGGCTGAGGCTGCACCGGTGA
- the LOC140004203 gene encoding nicotinamidase 1-like isoform X1 — MVLQTLDIVKNEIPIEEESVVISEDTNAGLVLVDIINGFCTVGAGNLAPREANRQISQMIDESARLARVFCDNKWPLLAFLDSHHPDRLEHPYPPHCISGTDESNLVPALRWLEKEPNVIIRRKDCYDGYIGSFQEDGSNVFVDWVKKNNIQVVSLLVIGICTDICVLDFVCSTLSAKTRGLLAPLEEVVVYSRGCATFDFPASMAKDVLAHPQELMHHVGLYMAKGRGAKIAREVSIGAVKNA, encoded by the exons ATGGTACTGCAGACATTAGACATTGTAAAGAATGAAATTCCAATAGAGGAAGAATCAGTGGTTATAAGTGAAGATACTAACGCTGGTTTAGTTCTTGTGGACATCATCAATGGCTTCTGCACTGTCGGAGCTGGCAATCTG GCCCCAAGGGAGGCTAACCGGCAGATTTCTCAAATGATCGATGAATCAGCAAGGCTAGCTAGAGTCTTCTGTGACAACAAGTGGCCACTTCTGGCCTTTCTTGACTCGCACCATCCTGACAGGCTCGAGCACCCTTACCCCCCTCACTGCATCAGCGGTACAGATGAGTCCAATTTGGTTCCTG CTTTACGATGGCTAGAGAAAGAACCAAATGTAATAATCAGGCGTAAGGATTGCTACGATGGTTATATAGGCTCATTTCAGGAAGATGGTTCGAATGTGTTCGTCGATTGGGTTAAGAAAAACAACATACAAGTTGTAAGC CTATTGGTTATAGGGATATGCACAGATATTTGCGTGCTGGATTTTGTTTGCTCGACTTTATCAGCTAAAACCCGAGGTCTTCTTGCGCCTttggaggaggtggtggtgtaCTCTCGGGGATGCGCCACCTTTGACTTTCCAGCTTCCATGGCCAAAGACGTGCTTGCTCACCCTCAG GAGCTGATGCACCACGTTGGCCTTTACATGGCCAAGGGAAGGGGAGCCAAGATAGCAAGAGAAGTGTCAATTGGTGCAGTCAAGAATGCGTGA
- the LOC140004203 gene encoding nicotinamidase 1-like isoform X2, whose product MVLQTLDIVKNEIPIEEESVVISEDTNAGLVLVDIINGFCTVGAGNLAPREANRQISQMIDESARLARVFCDNKWPLLAFLDSHHPDRLEHPYPPHCISGTDESNLVPALRWLEKEPNVIIRRKDCYDGYIGSFQEDGSNVFVDWVKKNNIQVLLVIGICTDICVLDFVCSTLSAKTRGLLAPLEEVVVYSRGCATFDFPASMAKDVLAHPQELMHHVGLYMAKGRGAKIAREVSIGAVKNA is encoded by the exons ATGGTACTGCAGACATTAGACATTGTAAAGAATGAAATTCCAATAGAGGAAGAATCAGTGGTTATAAGTGAAGATACTAACGCTGGTTTAGTTCTTGTGGACATCATCAATGGCTTCTGCACTGTCGGAGCTGGCAATCTG GCCCCAAGGGAGGCTAACCGGCAGATTTCTCAAATGATCGATGAATCAGCAAGGCTAGCTAGAGTCTTCTGTGACAACAAGTGGCCACTTCTGGCCTTTCTTGACTCGCACCATCCTGACAGGCTCGAGCACCCTTACCCCCCTCACTGCATCAGCGGTACAGATGAGTCCAATTTGGTTCCTG CTTTACGATGGCTAGAGAAAGAACCAAATGTAATAATCAGGCGTAAGGATTGCTACGATGGTTATATAGGCTCATTTCAGGAAGATGGTTCGAATGTGTTCGTCGATTGGGTTAAGAAAAACAACATACAAGTT CTATTGGTTATAGGGATATGCACAGATATTTGCGTGCTGGATTTTGTTTGCTCGACTTTATCAGCTAAAACCCGAGGTCTTCTTGCGCCTttggaggaggtggtggtgtaCTCTCGGGGATGCGCCACCTTTGACTTTCCAGCTTCCATGGCCAAAGACGTGCTTGCTCACCCTCAG GAGCTGATGCACCACGTTGGCCTTTACATGGCCAAGGGAAGGGGAGCCAAGATAGCAAGAGAAGTGTCAATTGGTGCAGTCAAGAATGCGTGA
- the LOC140035168 gene encoding beta-ureidopropionase-like isoform X2 codes for MESNGEKAVVSSSENGKSETETAESSSKDGSICGFDSLHHLLQESLSPPLFQEVSRLLLGLNCGKSLETIALPEPAGALSSKHDFDLQAYSFRADKESLRGPRLVRVGLVQNGIALPTTAPFSDQKRAIFQKLTPIIEAAGASGVNIICLQEAWMMPFAFCTREKRWCEFAEPIDGESTEFLQEFARKYNMVIINPILERDIKHGETLWNTAVIIGNHGNIIGKHRKARNAAIANSYFVGSINRVGTEVFPNPFTSGDGKPQHADFGHFYGSSHFSAPDASCTPSLSRYKDGLMVSDLDLNLCRQLKDKWGFRMTARYEMYSYLLARYVKPDFEPQVISDPLLRRST; via the exons ATGGAGAGCAACGGAGAAAAAGCAGTTGTATCATCATCAGAAAATGGTAAATCCGAGACAGAAACGGCGGAGAGCAGCTCCAAGGACGGTTCCATATGTGGGTTCGATTCCCTCCATCACCTCCTCCAGGAGTCCCTTAGCCCTCCGCTTTTCCAG GAGGTGAGTCGTCTGCTTCTCGGTCTGAATTGTGGAAAATCACTTGAAACCATTGCTCTCCCGGAGCCTGCAGGAGCTCTTTcttcaaaacatgattttgATCTCCAG GCATATTCTTTTCGTGCTGACAAGGAGTCACTCAGAGGACCTCGATTAGTAAGGGTTGGTCTTGTTCAAAATGGTATTGCTCTGCCGACAACTGCACCCTTCTCAGACCAGAAGAGGGCTATTTTTCAGAAATTGACACCCATCATTGAGGCTGCAGGTGCTTCAGGGGTTAACATAATATGTTTGCAA GAGGCATGGATGATGCCCTTTGCCTTTTGTACTCGTGAGAAGAGATGGTGCGAATTTGCTGAGCCAATTGATGGGGAATCAACAGAATTTCTTCAGGAATTTGCGCGTAAATATAACATGGTCATAATAAATCCAATTCTTGAGAGGGATATAAAACATGGGGAGACCCTTTGGAACACTGCTGTGATAATTGGAAATCATGGTAACATAATTGGGAAGCATCGGAAG GCTCGTAATGCAGCAATAGCAAATAGTTACTTTGTGGGTTCAATTAATCGTGTTGGAACTGAGGTCTTCCCCAATCCGTTCACATCGGGAGATGGAAAGCCACAACATGCAGATTTCGGGCATTTTTATGGTTCCAGTCATTTTTCCGCTCCAGATGCTTCGTGTACGCCTTCTTTATCACGCTACAAGGATGGGTTGATGGTATCAGACTTGGATCTGAACTTGTGTAGACAACTGAAGGACAAGTGGGGATTCCGTATGACTGCTCGATATGAAATGTATTCTTATTTACTTGCTCGTTATGTGAAGCCAGATTTTGAGCCCCAAGTCATTTCTGATCCCTTGCTGCGTAGGAGCACATGA
- the LOC140035168 gene encoding beta-ureidopropionase-like isoform X1 yields the protein MESNGEKAVVSSSENGKSETETAESSSKDGSICGFDSLHHLLQESLSPPLFQEVSRLLLGLNCGKSLETIALPEPAGALSSKHDFDLQAYSFRADKESLRGPRLVRVGLVQNGIALPTTAPFSDQKRAIFQKLTPIIEAAGASGVNIICLQEAWMMPFAFCTREKRWCEFAEPIDGESTEFLQEFARKYNMVIINPILERDIKHGETLWNTAVIIGNHGNIIGKHRKNHIPRVGDFNESTYYMEGNTGHPVFETAYGKIAVNICYGRHHPLNWLAFGLNGAEIVFNPSATVGELSEPMWPIEARNAAIANSYFVGSINRVGTEVFPNPFTSGDGKPQHADFGHFYGSSHFSAPDASCTPSLSRYKDGLMVSDLDLNLCRQLKDKWGFRMTARYEMYSYLLARYVKPDFEPQVISDPLLRRST from the exons ATGGAGAGCAACGGAGAAAAAGCAGTTGTATCATCATCAGAAAATGGTAAATCCGAGACAGAAACGGCGGAGAGCAGCTCCAAGGACGGTTCCATATGTGGGTTCGATTCCCTCCATCACCTCCTCCAGGAGTCCCTTAGCCCTCCGCTTTTCCAG GAGGTGAGTCGTCTGCTTCTCGGTCTGAATTGTGGAAAATCACTTGAAACCATTGCTCTCCCGGAGCCTGCAGGAGCTCTTTcttcaaaacatgattttgATCTCCAG GCATATTCTTTTCGTGCTGACAAGGAGTCACTCAGAGGACCTCGATTAGTAAGGGTTGGTCTTGTTCAAAATGGTATTGCTCTGCCGACAACTGCACCCTTCTCAGACCAGAAGAGGGCTATTTTTCAGAAATTGACACCCATCATTGAGGCTGCAGGTGCTTCAGGGGTTAACATAATATGTTTGCAA GAGGCATGGATGATGCCCTTTGCCTTTTGTACTCGTGAGAAGAGATGGTGCGAATTTGCTGAGCCAATTGATGGGGAATCAACAGAATTTCTTCAGGAATTTGCGCGTAAATATAACATGGTCATAATAAATCCAATTCTTGAGAGGGATATAAAACATGGGGAGACCCTTTGGAACACTGCTGTGATAATTGGAAATCATGGTAACATAATTGGGAAGCATCGGAAG AATCATATACCTAGAGTAGGGGACTTCAATGAGAGTACATATTACATGGAAGGAAACACTGGACATCCTGTTTTTGAGACAGCTTATGGAAAGATTGCTGTTAATATTTGTTATGGAAGGCACCATCCACTTAATTGGTTAGCTTTTGGCTTAAATGGGGCAGAGATTGTCTTCAATCCATCTGCTACTGTGGGTGAACTCAGTGAACCTATGTGGCCTATTGAG GCTCGTAATGCAGCAATAGCAAATAGTTACTTTGTGGGTTCAATTAATCGTGTTGGAACTGAGGTCTTCCCCAATCCGTTCACATCGGGAGATGGAAAGCCACAACATGCAGATTTCGGGCATTTTTATGGTTCCAGTCATTTTTCCGCTCCAGATGCTTCGTGTACGCCTTCTTTATCACGCTACAAGGATGGGTTGATGGTATCAGACTTGGATCTGAACTTGTGTAGACAACTGAAGGACAAGTGGGGATTCCGTATGACTGCTCGATATGAAATGTATTCTTATTTACTTGCTCGTTATGTGAAGCCAGATTTTGAGCCCCAAGTCATTTCTGATCCCTTGCTGCGTAGGAGCACATGA